Part of the Mytilus edulis chromosome 9, xbMytEdul2.2, whole genome shotgun sequence genome, TGTTCCTGCAAGTAGCATGATAGCTATATCATTGTCGAAGGTTCTTGAATTGTAATTATTGTGACTGTTGATTTGTGAAACAGTATACGCTCTCTGGTTAGCTTCATTGGCAGATCGTGAATGTACTCCAACGTCGATGGTCCAATCTCCAGGTCTGTTTTCTGTTCTGTTAAGAGATTAATTTTttgtactgtgaattcattattattcgttggataccaatttttcgtgggtttcgtgtgTACAGGCGAACCAccaattcaaatgttcaacaaataacattTGTTCAATAAGCTATATATACAGAAATtggtaaaaccacgaaatcaaatatagACGAATATGTCAGTTTTCaccaatccacaaaaattgaaacccacgaaaataaatgaatcaacagtaacaaaatagaaaaataagaatACAAAACTTCTAACAAACTTCATATCTTATAAATGGCATAATCAACATTTCAAACACTTGAAACGAATTTTCCTTATTTGATATAGTCATTTCTCTATGAATGAAATTGTGGATTTAATCTAGTTTTATAGCTTGTTATAGCCCTTCAATAGTGTAAACGTccaacaaaatgtataaaaaataatgaagaatgTTGCATGCTTAAGTGCGGGCATTGTCTAACGTGCACGTTGGAATGTTGTATTGTacaatttgtaaaaatcatgCAATGGGATTTATTGGTGAATACGGTTGATATTTCCGTTATAATCTTCTTTACAAATATTAACATTTTAGTAAAGCTCCCTTTCTCCTTGATTAAATCGCAATATGATCAATtctgatttattgattgattggtttttttgtgtttatttctaGACTATAGTATTTTTAAATAACGTTCTGTAGTGTATAATAAAATGGTGAGAGGTAGGGTGTGTATGGTGCAGAAGAAATAAGTGCAAAGTTTTACGAAATTTTTTACATGGTGTAAGATGGAAGTTTTGACATATAATATAGGACTGTACACAACATTAGATAAAATATTTGCTACATTTACAGCCAATAGTGACTCACAAAAACTTTACACGGCAATCTTTCTAacataacttttattcttattagTTCTTGTAAAATTCACCAAAACAAATATAGGTCTGAAAATTAGTCAGCATTTACTAAAACTATTGTTAGCAATAATTCCAGTTCCTTTATGAAATTGTATAACtgtaattaaaaataaacaaaaacttacCCATCAACACAGTGAGCAGCTGTAATAACTACAAGATTTCCAGCGCTATTTCTAATCAAGGCACCACCACAGGTCAGAGTACTTGTTCTGTATCTCATCAATACCTAAATAATatgcaatatatataaaaataaaaaagagctCAATTGATATTTCTGTTTGAAAAAACAAATCAACAGGTCAGAGTTCTTGTTTTGTATTTCATCAATACCTACATAGTATGCAATATTTAGAGAAAAAAAGGCTCAGCTGTTTTCTCTGATTAAAACAACCCTTCAAAGGTCAAAGTATTTGTAATGTACCTTATTAATACCTTGAATATATGCAATATTTGCAGATAATAAATACtacaatatatacattttatgttCAATACTCTTTCGTGTTCAATTGTATTTCAAATTAGCACCAACGTATATCATGTATCTATGACATGTGCATCAAATAAAGGGACTGCACTTTAAATTCATTATTTTCTTCTAATAGTGGTAATTACGTAATAAAAATGCTGTTGGTCTCATATTATATCCTTTCATCAAAAGTTTAGAATTCGAAAAAAAGACACGTTTGGTCATCCTAATATTAGAAAGCGtaataaaatatgtattaaagAGTACAACACATTTCACTGACAATGACATTTCTTCAAAGAAACatgaaacacaaacaaacaatagtacgcaaaacacaacatacaaaactaggTAAACAATGTATTGTAGGTTGCAGAGATGACATGGCATGCCAAATAtctaatatataaaacatatatatacctGCCATGGCCAACTGTGCGGAACGGCCTCCCGGCCTCCAACAATGTATGTAGATTTATGAGGTGCGTTTACTGGGCTTCCACATCCTGTATTTTTGGCACTCGGCGCACCTACATGACAAAATGACAATTGAAAAGATATAAACACAAAATATCATTGAAGAACTTTTACGATGGTACtaaacactttgactgaaattaatttggcgcgtttaattttcataaaattttgaaaatatatttactttcaccctttgacaaaaatataaaaaattcaaaaaacttgAATCACACACTGTCttggaaaaatttcattggatatatagcagtttgacaaacactaattttaatTCATGAGAAACTTAATATTTCCTAAACAATAAAACGAGATtgaaacgtttagctgattttacaaatttatctccctgtagtgttaggtaccacattAAAAGTCTCCATAACTTAACTGCTTTTTTATTACCTCTCCACTTTTAATTTGGTTAGtggattaaaataaaatttgctcGAAAGGGAATAATTAACATTTTTTAACTAAAGAAgagaaacaaataatatttactaaatatgaaaataaatgtgtgaGTGACCTACATTATCTCTGATAAGCATATCTTAATAAATCATGTACAACTGTCACGTTGAAGTTATAATTAACAAGTACTTTGAACCACAGTCCTAGTTTGAAATATGTATTGAGATAAAACGTTATATACATGTAGCCAAGATAAACACATGatacaaacatgaacaattaAGAGCATACAAACAATATTAGTGAAACATTTTCAGTTTATAACGCAACACAATTGTTCCATTTATTTTAATGTAATGGTTGAAATTGACAGCTGAACGACTTGAAACCAGGATCAATGACAAACGTGACAACTTCAACCTGTTAACCTTCATTATCTGTAATAACATACACCTGTCACATTGCATAGCATATcatatctaaatttataattaAGGACCTGCAAATTTACTTAatatatgtttgtctttttcttgtttatcattgcgttgttagtttattttctatctgtgaatttgaatgtccctctggtatccttcTTTTTTATCCCTTTATTATATGGAATTGACATAGATGTGTTCGTCATAACTGTTTCAATAGGGAATACACATTTGAAATACACATTGAACAAATGCTATGTTCAAGATAACGAATAGGTTCACTATTACGATGAGTCTGTATCTTGATTTACCAGAGATTTTTTAGCATATGGCATAAATATTGATTTGCAACGCCGATGATGATATAATGATACATTCTGTCGATACCACTGGTATCGTTCCCCTATATTGTTTACttgatttatatattcaaaatgtttttcatgTCTTAACATAGCCACACGATCAATTTATAtgatttaaggaggctcgagggtataaaaatttcagaaaaaaattaaacatttgtttttcattacaaattttatttattaccttttgtagttgttcctgtatcatatggtacaaaaaacatttaaaacaattaattcgtgttggccccagatgacttttaaaatgtaaacatcatacaaaaaagttccaaattatctccctttggtggaaaaatgccattttggctttaaaattgaaatatctcttttaactcatcggtgacctatattttttaatataatttcgatatttgctgtacttaaactaattcatttgaaaatttgagcgatttctataataaatttctttttttatttcgatattacctttatttctcttattagttcaacagaaaaaaaaacacttttacaaagatgtgtgcttctttcgaaggcggattgtgagcgcaaatgaacggtaagataaagttcatttatagaaaaatatagagaaatcctaaataaatgatttagacccgcgaacccccttaacaAGTGTTAAACACCATGAATAATATTGCCTCAAAAgttaattgatatacatgtatgtgtctttACTCAAAATCAGATAACACAGGAATGTATGCATATTGGCAGTCCATATATACACGATGCACAAAACTACTCTCTCCGCAAGCAAATGTAATACTAATTAGTCTTGATTCGGTATCATCGATTTTCCTTTTGAAACAGCGTTTTAACTAGCACCAAGGCAGTTTCATGGTTCACGGTCTTTGATGGACTACCAACTAATATCGATATAGATAGACTAGACAATATCGGCATTctgttattaattttatttgtaataGTTTTGATCCTTACTAGATTATCTAATTCTTgacatgtagataaaaaaaaagttgtatatttACTAATTAGACAGTAAAGGACGAACACTTTACACGACATCATTACACATTCCAACCTTTGTCTTTGGTATAACGCATATCGCATACAAAGCTTAAAAGGACCCAGATAACATAATATGAATTGTGATACATCAGACAAATTCAACTTGATAATGTAATTATAAGCAGAGAGCAACCACAGGACTACATGTTACTGTTAAGTTgaatggttaaacatgtttgagagTGCTAATCTTTTTCGAAATTTATTGCAATGTACATTTAAATCCAAATCAGCCAATTGATCATGTGTTAAGCATGGAACTTTGAATTACTTACTTAAAATAATCCAAAGATTTGGAAAAAGTGAATTGTTACAATCAAATACATTTGATTGATTATTTCGTCAAGGCGTTAAaatgtgtgtatatgtatatatacatcatATCACTATCGAAAAAATACATACTGAATGTAGCTCCAATTACCGCTGCAAATAAAACCAGGACTTTCATGATGAATTGGAATTTGACAACTGCTTATTATCAATATCTATTCTATTTAAATGGAAATATACCGTACCGAATTGGGGGACATACATTGTATGCATTTTCTTTATGTTTATATACCGCATCATCTGTCAATTCTTGCTGTCCTTATTAATCCTAATAATCTTCTTATTTGCACCTGTTTCGCATCTATaccgttttctgtttttttttattatcaattatattttgtttaccaTTATCCCTATTTGTCCTCTGCTTTTACTTATCTTTAACCTAGATTATAAACATTCAAATCACGTTGAAACTGGACTAAAGGTTAAATATCTTGTAATATAGATTCCTGTtcgggatatatatatatatatatatataaacaaaataaaatatagaacaTGCATTAAGTGAATGAGAGATGTTACTGTGATACCTtttttataatgatattcaagTCTATAATGAAATGTTACAACCTAATTATGGAAAAGTTAAAGCAGATAACTCTCGACTGAAATGCTTGAATAAGTTGGTTGTTATGTTTCTGCTCTTTAAATTACTTGCAATAATTGATACGAAAAATTGGCATCGCATCATTTCTGAATCATTTTGAACAATTTTTGCGTACTAAATTGCAATCctgttatcttttaaaaaaaatttaaaccatTGTGTCAATGCAACTGATAATGAAGTTTTTCTCTCCGATATTTTTTACTTAAAGGAGCAACATTGTGTGTGctacatgtggaacaggatctgctttccctgcagtttgttgcttagtctttggttttctatgtagtgtgtttgcgtactattatttgtctgtttgccgttttgttttagccatggcgttggcaGTACATATTCGGTTTATGCGCTTGAAAGACCTTTTGATATCCTTCGCCGCTTATTCACCAccccagtattcagcacttctgtgttaacATCATTTGTATGGTATTTATCCTCAATGAACTTTTaacaaaatgtgaaatttttcgaaaaactaaggattttttcaTTACCCTTGAATAGACTTCCGAAGCAGTATTTGGCAAATATATAAGTATTTtgggtcctcaaagctcttcaacttcgtactttatttggcctaatgATATTTAACTTTGTTTATCCGAACGTTGATGGTAAGTtctgtgtagacgaaacgcgcgtctggcgcacaACATTGCAATCCAGATAGTATGTATGAGGAGAGTTCATTTACAGCAATATTTATGAAGATACACGTAGGTCATTTGTTGTGCGTTTTAACAATACAgcaataaataattcaaaatataccGGAACATTTTTGGTTGAGTTTTAGCAGTTGTATATCTACATCAATTACTAGTCTGTCAACACTTTTGTTCATAATTCGTTCTACACCGATCTAAATTGAACAACATTACAAGTTTTTAGACCAAAGATCAGTTGTTCTCTCTGAGTACTGCAGCTTTATTTTCCAACAATAATTAACAACTATGATATTGTCTATATTTATTAAAGTTGTGCTCAAAAGATACAAACAATCAattgcttctttgttacatatctgtttattttattttatttgtttgtagtgattaagattaGAGCACATTGTTTATAgctgtatttttgacattgtttacctattatgtctgtttgttttgttcacttgtcgttgtcaatataatgaaatttgatgcgactgtcacacaagtgagaggtttagctagctattaattCCGCttcaatccaccatgttctacataagaaaatgaccgtaccaagtcaggtatccattcttttgatatgTTTCAGCTTTTGgtgttgccatttgattacggactttccgttttaaattttcctcggagttcactatttttgtgattttacttttgaccaaaaaaaatgtaccttataaataacatatattcTCTGCAATTAAATGGATTTCTCTTCTTTGGAGCGCTTAAATCTAATTATTTGAAAGCAATGCATCAGATGAAAAGGGGATAAAAAAATTGCCTTAGGGAGTTGACTCTTCAATTCTGTTTTAACTGGCAAAGAGCCGACAATGTCGTGaagacatgttttaaaaacacattcattttgATAATGATCAGTTAATACATACGTTAATTGTAAATAATCTTAGATTGTATTTTTCATGTGcaaaattgagaataaaagatattgtatcattttgtttatgcatttgttgtttttttctgatgCAAATAAGTTTCGTTTTAAGTTAACTGCTCACATCATTGATAACAAACGTAGACCTAGTAAAGGTTGGAATGTTAGAAACACAGTTGTGTGTGTTTAAATCGTATTTTTTTACGCCGTCTTTAACCTGATAAATACACAGAACACGCTCATCAAAAGTGAAGAAGGCAACAAATGGACAATATTAATCATGACATGGCAAAACTATTTATAGAAACCAAAAGCTTGAACCTGGATAAAAGCCGGTAACTTATTTAGCacataaaatttaaaagagagacaaaagataccaaaggggcaaTTAAATTCATCAGTCGAAAGTAgcctgacaacaccatggctaaaaacaaaaaaatgaccaacaaaattatacaaaatacaacatgTTTAGAAAACTATAAACTGAGTAAGCCGACTCCGATCAAAACTTAGAGAGAATAAACAAACCAGGATCCACATGTTATATTCGTTGTGTTACTATTGGCAAATGATATCAGTTTAGCTAATGATGGTACATGCATGAACAACTTTTTTCTATTTCATGTCGATATATTGGTTTCAATCGTCGTTTGGTTCAAATGGAATGAATGCTTGGCGCAGTAAAGCTCAAACTATTTTGGTAGACCATAATTCCTTCATAGTTTCATAACCTTAAACGATTTTAAGAAGAATTGTGTGCAAATCGTGACATTGTTTACAAATTACATTTTTGAATTAGTTTATGGAAGAGATAAATATCAATTCAGTGAACGTGTTAATAAATAGATGCAAACATTGTGCACATCTAGGTATTGCGATAGATTCCATTGTTAATTGAAATGTTGTGTGATCAAAAATATAGAACGTCGTTATTCCATCAATAAAGTTATCGCCTTATATATCATGATGCCAACGTGCTCGAGTCAGGACGACAA contains:
- the LOC139489116 gene encoding trypsin-1-like, whose amino-acid sequence is MKVLVLFAAVIGATFSAPSAKNTGCGSPVNAPHKSTYIVGGREAVPHSWPWQVLMRYRTSTLTCGGALIRNSAGNLVVITAAHCVDGTENRPGDWTIDVGVHSRSANEANQRAYTVSQINSHNNYNSRTFDNDIAIMLLAGTVTENDDVSPICVTSLPTSDFFNQECVVTGWGTTSEGGSTSDRLQEVYKPVLSDAACTGYLSNAYNANTMLCAGLDAGGKDACQGDSGGPYSCLNAQGNWDLIGIVSWGYGCARPELPGVYADVHKYLTWINNNS